One Methanobacterium sp. genomic region harbors:
- a CDS encoding NADH-quinone oxidoreductase subunit H — MNLMANILLNVLIAFLIGSLLLGLYRKVVARVQTRPGPPIIQYLLHLLKFYIKESSFTKTAAMPFYLGIASIMMVIWITAVIVGPVVQGSLLIIFAVYALHKIVEHNAGSSSGSPYGKLSCVRAVYSAAAEVPLFSVLVIIYLKTGSMGIADIINYQAVHGPLLYSIPLAAAMFFVLIVSKAQYTPFSITKGKDIVSGYETEHYGLLRGYLMISEALMWYMLLWVFLIVFFGVLSPLWLIIGMIIMTVGIAFISATTPLLNPNHSVVLQIIFAAIGIIGSILLMNVI; from the coding sequence ATGAATTTAATGGCAAATATCCTACTAAACGTCCTTATTGCATTCTTAATTGGAAGCTTGCTTCTAGGATTATACAGGAAAGTGGTGGCTAGAGTACAGACTAGGCCTGGCCCTCCAATAATCCAGTACCTTTTACATTTACTTAAATTTTATATTAAAGAATCATCATTTACTAAAACGGCTGCAATGCCTTTTTATCTAGGAATAGCTAGTATTATGATGGTTATATGGATAACTGCAGTAATAGTGGGGCCAGTGGTTCAAGGATCACTTTTAATCATATTTGCCGTATATGCTCTTCATAAAATAGTGGAACACAATGCCGGATCCTCTTCAGGCTCGCCGTATGGTAAATTAAGCTGTGTCAGGGCAGTATATTCAGCAGCAGCAGAAGTGCCTCTCTTCTCGGTCCTTGTTATTATTTACCTTAAAACAGGATCTATGGGAATTGCAGATATAATAAATTATCAGGCTGTTCATGGACCTTTGCTTTACAGTATACCACTAGCAGCCGCAATGTTTTTCGTGCTTATAGTATCAAAAGCGCAATATACTCCATTTTCAATAACTAAAGGAAAAGATATAGTATCGGGATATGAAACTGAACACTACGGATTACTACGAGGATATCTAATGATATCTGAGGCCCTTATGTGGTATATGTTACTATGGGTATTTTTAATAGTATTCTTTGGAGTATTAAGTCCTTTATGGCTTATAATAGGAATGATAATAATGACAGTAGGAATAGCGTTTATAAGTGCTACTACACCACTTTTAAACCCTAACCACTCTGTAGTACTGCAGATAATATTTGCAGCAATAGGAATTATAGGTTCAATATTACTCATGAATGTGATTTAG
- a CDS encoding DUF1616 domain-containing protein, which yields MSKFNLDKPLSIILIIALIIAVVATIYIVVFPQPGEKFTEFYILGPTGKAGDYPTNLTAGESGNMIIGIVNHEYANTTYQLVVKNNQTILKNESITLTNGEQKEIPFKFNLPAGNQSVKFLLYKLPDTQNVYRSLNLNVSVTRSSV from the coding sequence ATGAGTAAATTTAACTTGGATAAACCACTATCAATTATTTTAATTATTGCACTTATCATTGCAGTTGTTGCAACTATTTATATTGTCGTTTTTCCACAACCTGGCGAAAAATTCACCGAATTTTATATTTTAGGACCTACTGGAAAAGCAGGTGATTACCCAACTAATTTAACTGCCGGCGAAAGTGGAAATATGATTATTGGTATTGTAAATCATGAATATGCAAATACTACATACCAGTTAGTGGTAAAAAATAATCAAACTATTTTAAAAAATGAAAGCATTACCCTTACAAATGGTGAACAAAAAGAAATTCCATTCAAATTTAATCTTCCTGCTGGAAACCAGAGTGTAAAATTTTTATTATATAAATTGCCTGATACTCAAAACGTGTATCGTTCGCTTAATCTAAACGTGAGTGTAACTCGAAGTTCAGTTTAA
- a CDS encoding EhaF family protein — protein sequence MRSIGRLLNDLANPDNIPRFFSLVLGIVLIVGFVMPFALNDHQIYPRPEPQSQINSGDPLAPYDRGGTVIADWGLNGNFLLQPGIVKSQYPQFSVNSGKVTGYLSPMALSVKNTTLYYGTSIYSSPGGLIDEILYYSRGFDTILESSILMMAFVIASFIALQFTMRREEE from the coding sequence ATGAGAAGCATAGGAAGGCTTTTAAATGATCTTGCAAACCCGGATAATATTCCGAGGTTTTTTTCCTTAGTGCTGGGAATTGTGCTTATAGTAGGTTTTGTAATGCCATTTGCATTAAATGACCATCAAATTTATCCAAGACCTGAACCTCAAAGCCAGATTAATTCAGGTGATCCGCTGGCACCTTATGACCGTGGTGGTACTGTAATTGCAGATTGGGGCCTTAATGGTAACTTCCTTTTACAGCCAGGTATTGTTAAATCGCAATACCCACAGTTTTCGGTAAACTCAGGCAAAGTAACAGGATATCTGTCTCCAATGGCATTATCAGTTAAAAATACAACATTATATTATGGTACTTCAATTTATTCATCTCCTGGTGGGTTAATAGATGAAATACTCTACTACTCAAGGGGTTTCGATACAATTCTTGAGTCCAGTATCTTGATGATGGCATTTGTAATTGCTTCATTTATAGCACTTCAATTTACAATGAGGAGGGAAGAAGAATGA
- a CDS encoding DUF2108 domain-containing protein, whose protein sequence is MAIVDFINISTVSAAVALIGSAGIILLPKPVDKVIMFTLLQGGFIGMIVAAKYLDVAVAVALFDPISTVILLIGIIKLNDVRRKKLEAQEESNIA, encoded by the coding sequence ATGGCTATCGTAGATTTCATAAATATATCAACAGTATCGGCTGCCGTAGCTTTGATTGGGTCAGCTGGTATAATATTACTCCCAAAGCCTGTTGATAAAGTGATAATGTTTACTCTGCTTCAGGGAGGTTTTATAGGGATGATAGTAGCAGCGAAATACTTGGATGTTGCAGTAGCTGTTGCATTATTCGATCCAATTTCAACAGTTATCCTTTTAATTGGTATTATAAAACTCAATGATGTAAGACGAAAAAAACTAGAAGCCCAGGAGGAATCGAACATTGCTTGA
- a CDS encoding DUF1959 family protein, which produces MNSDLKEKSESLMELMKGRILNSYRWQEDIIKPFSKEMGITPKELEKILMRRLDMSSLEALHPRFESSRYSCILNKIHSDLQICWLSDVMEIISKEDADAIKDKIAKEVINGKSYEDAIVDGKKELIEYLMR; this is translated from the coding sequence ATGAATAGTGATTTAAAAGAAAAAAGTGAATCATTAATGGAACTGATGAAAGGGAGAATATTAAACAGTTACAGATGGCAGGAAGATATAATAAAGCCATTTTCAAAGGAAATGGGTATTACTCCCAAAGAATTAGAAAAAATTTTAATGAGACGATTAGACATGTCAAGCCTTGAAGCTTTACATCCGCGCTTTGAATCGTCTAGATATAGTTGTATACTTAATAAAATACATTCAGACCTGCAAATTTGCTGGCTTTCTGATGTAATGGAGATTATATCAAAGGAAGACGCTGATGCAATAAAAGATAAAATTGCAAAAGAAGTTATTAATGGTAAATCTTATGAAGATGCCATAGTTGATGGTAAAAAAGAATTGATTGAATATCTTATGAGGTAA
- a CDS encoding DUF2109 family protein has translation MLIEIAGIIIVFMALRTLIARDRSERMLYLNAMSFGISALIALYIQTPFGAIIAITYFVASTISSNAIAYSIGRIQEEITVK, from the coding sequence ATGCTAATAGAGATTGCAGGGATTATAATTGTATTTATGGCTTTAAGAACTCTAATTGCCCGAGATAGAAGTGAAAGGATGCTCTATCTAAATGCGATGAGTTTTGGTATATCTGCACTTATTGCCCTTTATATACAGACTCCATTTGGAGCTATAATTGCAATAACTTATTTTGTAGCTTCTACTATAAGTTCGAATGCAATTGCATATTCTATTGGAAGAATACAAGAGGAAATTACTGTTAAATAA
- a CDS encoding NADH-quinone oxidoreductase subunit B family protein, whose amino-acid sequence MLDALKDIVRKSSIHACLINTGGCNGCDIEIVALLSPRYDLEQYGIYFHNNPREADVILVTGPVAEQWKENLQRLYAKAPNPKIVVAIGACPLSGNVYNQEGSAIYPPLHDFIPVDASVPGCPPRPTEILKALLAVGPDAIAAKGRQSK is encoded by the coding sequence ATGTTAGATGCGCTTAAAGATATCGTAAGGAAAAGCTCTATTCACGCCTGTCTTATAAATACTGGGGGATGTAATGGGTGTGATATTGAAATAGTTGCCCTTTTATCTCCTCGTTATGATTTAGAACAGTATGGGATTTATTTCCACAATAATCCAAGAGAAGCTGATGTAATTTTAGTTACAGGACCAGTAGCAGAGCAGTGGAAAGAAAATCTACAACGACTTTATGCTAAAGCTCCAAACCCTAAGATAGTGGTTGCAATTGGAGCATGCCCACTTTCAGGAAACGTTTATAATCAGGAAGGTAGTGCAATATACCCTCCTCTTCACGATTTTATTCCAGTGGATGCATCAGTTCCAGGATGCCCACCAAGACCAACAGAAATATTAAAGGCCCTTCTGGCAGTTGGTCCCGATGCAATAGCAGCCAAAGGGAGGCAAAGTAAATGA
- a CDS encoding SDR family oxidoreductase — protein MKNKKVVVTGGLGFIGSHLVEKLSEDNLVVIIDDQSTGNIENIKHFNISKIDTTLGDITSINLEEIFDGADYVFHEAAVTSVQKSVDDPFTSNKVNITGTLKVLEAAKNTDVKKVVLASSSAVYGDTESLPLGEDDPVNPLSPYAVGKTTGELYCNVFSEIYGLPTISLRYFNVFGPRQDPNSQYAAVIPIFIDKILKNQSPIIYGDGEQSRDFVSVKNVVAANIMAAESKLTGAFNIGLGKSTTINQLFLMIKEIIGIDIQPLYEKERPGDIKYSLADISKAKSLGYDPKADFKEELKETVEWFKKVLS, from the coding sequence ATGAAAAATAAAAAAGTTGTAGTTACAGGCGGTCTCGGATTTATTGGATCACATCTTGTCGAAAAACTTAGTGAAGACAATCTGGTCGTTATTATTGATGATCAATCAACTGGAAATATAGAAAATATAAAACACTTTAATATTTCTAAAATTGACACTACACTGGGGGATATAACTTCAATTAATTTAGAAGAAATTTTTGATGGTGCAGATTATGTTTTCCATGAGGCAGCCGTTACCAGCGTTCAAAAAAGTGTAGATGATCCATTTACTTCAAATAAAGTCAATATAACAGGGACATTAAAAGTTTTGGAGGCTGCAAAAAATACCGATGTTAAAAAGGTAGTGCTTGCCTCTTCTTCTGCTGTTTATGGAGATACAGAATCACTGCCGCTTGGTGAAGATGATCCAGTTAACCCTTTATCACCCTATGCTGTAGGTAAAACTACAGGGGAACTATACTGCAATGTATTTTCTGAAATTTATGGATTACCAACAATTTCCCTTAGGTATTTTAATGTATTTGGACCAAGGCAGGACCCTAACTCACAATATGCTGCTGTAATTCCTATTTTCATTGATAAAATACTTAAAAATCAAAGTCCAATCATATATGGAGATGGAGAGCAGAGCAGAGATTTCGTCTCAGTAAAAAACGTTGTAGCCGCCAATATTATGGCAGCAGAATCAAAATTAACAGGTGCATTCAATATAGGCCTTGGTAAAAGCACTACTATAAACCAGCTTTTTTTGATGATAAAAGAAATTATTGGAATAGACATACAGCCATTATATGAGAAAGAACGCCCTGGAGATATAAAGTATTCATTAGCAGATATATCCAAGGCTAAATCACTGGGTTATGATCCAAAAGCTGATTTTAAAGAGGAACTGAAAGAAACTGTAGAATGGTTTAAAAAAGTTCTATCTTAA
- a CDS encoding EhaE family protein: MLDIYIWFYTGCALVILGSIATVIGPGVKDPIVRTLNTEVAAVGVSMILLTYNHTIALLTFVAATVIMTMILLRAIVRLEEMGAKV; encoded by the coding sequence TTGCTTGATATTTACATATGGTTTTATACAGGCTGTGCACTGGTAATACTGGGCAGCATTGCAACAGTTATTGGTCCTGGGGTTAAAGACCCAATAGTAAGGACATTAAATACAGAAGTAGCTGCAGTGGGAGTTTCAATGATACTTTTGACTTACAATCATACTATAGCGCTTCTTACATTCGTTGCAGCAACTGTTATAATGACTATGATCCTTTTGAGGGCAATTGTAAGGCTTGAGGAAATGGGGGCTAAGGTATGA
- a CDS encoding energy-converting hydrogenase subunit EhaL family protein gives MDLIIYLIYILSFVIGMIVGLLLSYKKYTEPFVSKNIDLVALVISIIGWILFLNSQFIALIPQYISITVGLFFVATVLGMRPGYGRYELAIGFIVSGLIWLVGMVLL, from the coding sequence ATGGATTTAATAATTTATCTTATATATATACTTTCATTTGTAATTGGGATGATTGTAGGGCTTTTACTTAGTTATAAAAAGTATACTGAACCTTTCGTTAGCAAAAATATTGATCTGGTGGCCCTTGTAATCTCAATTATAGGATGGATATTGTTCTTAAATAGTCAATTTATTGCGCTAATTCCACAATATATTTCGATTACAGTAGGTCTGTTCTTTGTGGCTACTGTACTTGGAATGAGACCTGGATATGGAAGATATGAATTAGCAATTGGATTTATAGTATCTGGCCTAATTTGGCTTGTAGGGATGGTCCTTTTATGA
- a CDS encoding energy-converting hydrogenase A subunit A EhaA, translating into MKTFIYLVDHLFIMIIHVDIVTVLSYVLAVISAIIVGFILRLPLLPERPMRDSWTISIIFPTIIIALGLSAIVFELGWNGMIVGIVIGVLSALISKYLLEKILPPHTDLIGGESGE; encoded by the coding sequence GTGAAAACATTTATATATTTAGTTGATCATCTTTTTATCATGATTATTCATGTTGATATTGTAACGGTGTTAAGTTATGTTCTCGCAGTAATATCTGCAATTATTGTAGGATTTATACTTAGACTTCCTTTACTTCCTGAAAGGCCAATGAGGGATTCATGGACAATAAGTATAATTTTTCCAACTATCATAATTGCACTGGGGTTATCTGCAATAGTTTTTGAGCTTGGATGGAATGGAATGATAGTGGGAATTGTCATAGGAGTACTATCTGCATTAATTTCCAAATATTTACTTGAAAAAATTCTCCCACCACATACAGACCTGATTGGGGGTGAATCTGGTGAATGA
- a CDS encoding nickel-dependent hydrogenase large subunit translates to MIVPIGPLHPALKEPLRLKLHTKGERVIGAEIDYGYVYRGIEKVMEGKTWQKCVYLSERVCGICSYVHTMTFTETFEKIAGAEPPLRAQFLRVIANELDRIQSHLLANSTYFNTIEHETLFMYMLSMRELIMDAIELLTGNRVHMAWNVVGGVRLDAKEVHLKSILDLLDKFESQYAKYPQMFEHGPLLGLRSRDVGVISKEDSLKARTVGPIARASSIKHDWRSDKPVYKDHLDFNVIWRDEGDNFARNMNRFDEVTESVKMIRQAIENLPEGKVRTKVDIPAGYADNRNEAPRGEVAYMIETNGNLIKNISIRTPSIMNIDACARYMLKDVATVADAVATYASVDPCVACTERVTVINEESGKVTEFDGIQNVNSIKLK, encoded by the coding sequence ATGATAGTTCCTATAGGACCACTTCACCCTGCACTTAAAGAACCTCTGCGTTTAAAACTCCACACAAAGGGAGAAAGAGTTATAGGTGCTGAAATAGATTATGGTTATGTTTACAGAGGTATTGAAAAGGTTATGGAAGGAAAAACCTGGCAAAAATGTGTTTATTTATCAGAAAGGGTTTGTGGAATATGTTCATATGTACATACAATGACATTCACTGAAACATTTGAAAAGATTGCAGGTGCAGAACCTCCATTACGGGCTCAATTTTTAAGGGTAATTGCCAATGAACTGGACAGAATACAAAGCCATCTACTTGCAAATTCAACATATTTCAACACAATTGAACATGAAACCCTATTTATGTACATGCTTTCCATGAGAGAACTTATAATGGATGCTATTGAACTTTTAACTGGTAACAGGGTTCACATGGCATGGAATGTCGTTGGAGGAGTGAGGTTAGATGCTAAAGAAGTTCATCTAAAAAGTATTCTGGATCTTTTAGATAAATTTGAGTCGCAGTATGCTAAATATCCTCAAATGTTTGAACACGGCCCACTTCTAGGTCTAAGATCTAGAGATGTGGGAGTTATATCTAAAGAAGATTCACTTAAAGCAAGGACTGTAGGGCCCATAGCCAGAGCTTCATCCATAAAACATGATTGGAGATCAGATAAACCTGTATATAAGGACCATTTAGATTTCAATGTAATCTGGCGTGATGAAGGGGATAACTTCGCAAGAAATATGAACCGGTTTGATGAAGTTACAGAATCAGTAAAAATGATCAGGCAAGCTATAGAAAACCTTCCTGAAGGTAAGGTAAGGACTAAAGTAGATATACCTGCAGGATATGCAGATAACAGAAATGAAGCTCCAAGGGGAGAAGTAGCATACATGATAGAAACAAATGGTAATCTAATAAAGAACATCTCCATAAGGACTCCAAGTATAATGAATATCGATGCATGTGCTAGATACATGCTTAAAGATGTTGCAACAGTTGCAGACGCTGTTGCGACCTATGCAAGCGTAGATCCATGTGTCGCATGTACAGAAAGAGTTACAGTAATAAATGAAGAATCAGGTAAAGTTACAGAATTTGATGGAATACAAAATGTTAATTCAATTAAGTTGAAATAA
- a CDS encoding membrane protein, translating to MDIATLGGQLFGYIPLGDIVLYFTPFNLFLFGGALLFTFLIAVSNTETQVEARFGSLEDREVKVDKDEFKVRRFLAIICGLATAGAMITGDLFNFTLFVALIGIVNIGLVGAVKMVDVLDSAFQYGIIAMIASLPLFGGAATILAATGTLSLIEISHLSLVTPMVQFASVLLLMGIAGETGIAPFYATKAEMFRTPGSPFLVIIHLSSLLVIVRAIEILLLINKPF from the coding sequence ATGGATATAGCAACATTAGGTGGGCAATTATTTGGTTACATACCTTTAGGAGATATTGTGCTTTACTTTACCCCATTTAATCTGTTCCTATTTGGTGGAGCACTCCTGTTTACATTTCTTATAGCTGTAAGTAATACAGAGACCCAGGTAGAAGCTAGATTTGGTTCTCTTGAAGATAGGGAAGTAAAAGTAGATAAAGATGAATTTAAAGTAAGGAGATTTCTTGCGATAATATGTGGTCTTGCAACTGCAGGTGCTATGATAACAGGAGACCTTTTCAACTTTACATTATTCGTTGCATTAATTGGTATAGTAAATATCGGATTGGTAGGCGCTGTTAAAATGGTGGATGTTTTAGATTCAGCATTCCAGTACGGTATAATTGCCATGATTGCATCCCTTCCTTTATTTGGAGGAGCAGCAACAATTTTAGCTGCAACAGGTACTTTAAGTTTGATAGAAATTTCTCACTTGAGTTTGGTGACACCAATGGTACAATTTGCATCGGTACTGCTCTTAATGGGTATTGCGGGTGAGACTGGTATAGCTCCATTTTATGCAACAAAAGCTGAAATGTTTAGAACTCCCGGTTCACCGTTTTTAGTTATAATACATTTAAGTTCATTACTTGTAATTGTAAGGGCAATTGAAATATTGCTGCTTATCAACAAACCATTTTAA
- a CDS encoding hydrogenase, which produces MMKEQDTLFLMALVGVGAIIMSILAVFEQWIIVAPLTIAVVILAFLLLYQNRHKFAHLAESLEKGAFIVALILFILSFIYLYKPA; this is translated from the coding sequence ATGATGAAAGAACAGGATACGCTCTTCTTAATGGCTCTTGTTGGAGTAGGGGCCATAATAATGAGTATACTTGCTGTATTTGAACAGTGGATTATCGTAGCACCTTTAACAATTGCTGTAGTTATTCTGGCATTTCTTCTTCTATACCAGAATAGACACAAATTTGCTCATCTTGCAGAGTCTCTTGAAAAAGGAGCTTTTATTGTAGCCCTTATATTGTTTATATTATCATTTATATACCTTTATAAACCTGCCTGA
- a CDS encoding 4Fe-4S binding protein produces the protein MSSVIWYLYEFARKGWVENFVGAATNRETVETPDRFRDFPEVIRELCIACGACTAACPSPAAIKLVRTKDKDEENGEGITYPVINTDACIRCGFCAEVCPTDPKTLRTGESHLIREEFTILPAEKMFVIDDYLCIRCKKCMKACKVEGAIIEEDNKIMIDQSKCVACGDCAKTCPVKGSIKGIYISDVEGQKDVINMVVQTLENLIESKQDELKDLPPEKAVTFEVPFEDILEKAREIMPDEERIRDLVEKVTDRLKLRVITWDDSKCKQCKLCIDECPTGAITYDKEKGVVRDSDKCLRCTTCYQTCPFGVAGFYVARFLLTQSEVKGDEILVTVKPALLPVGE, from the coding sequence ATGTCTTCAGTAATATGGTATTTATACGAATTTGCAAGAAAAGGATGGGTTGAAAACTTTGTAGGGGCTGCAACAAACAGGGAAACTGTGGAAACACCTGACAGGTTTAGAGACTTTCCTGAAGTTATAAGGGAATTGTGTATTGCCTGCGGGGCATGTACGGCAGCATGTCCATCTCCAGCTGCTATAAAACTTGTAAGAACAAAAGACAAGGATGAGGAGAATGGGGAAGGTATAACCTATCCAGTTATAAATACAGACGCGTGTATTAGATGTGGTTTCTGTGCAGAAGTATGTCCCACAGATCCCAAAACACTTAGAACTGGTGAAAGTCATTTAATTCGTGAAGAATTCACAATACTGCCTGCAGAGAAGATGTTTGTTATTGATGATTATCTCTGTATCCGGTGCAAAAAATGTATGAAAGCCTGTAAAGTTGAAGGTGCCATTATTGAAGAAGACAATAAGATCATGATAGATCAATCTAAATGTGTAGCATGTGGTGACTGTGCCAAAACATGCCCAGTAAAAGGTTCCATTAAAGGGATATACATTTCTGATGTTGAAGGTCAAAAAGATGTAATTAATATGGTGGTACAGACCCTTGAAAATTTAATAGAGTCTAAACAGGATGAACTTAAAGATCTTCCACCTGAAAAAGCAGTGACCTTTGAAGTTCCATTTGAGGATATTCTGGAAAAAGCTCGTGAAATAATGCCTGATGAAGAGCGTATAAGGGATCTGGTTGAGAAAGTGACTGATAGATTAAAACTGAGAGTCATTACCTGGGACGATTCAAAATGTAAACAATGTAAACTGTGCATTGATGAATGTCCTACTGGTGCCATAACTTATGATAAAGAAAAAGGCGTTGTTAGAGATTCTGATAAATGTCTGAGATGCACCACATGTTATCAAACATGTCCATTTGGTGTTGCAGGCTTTTATGTTGCAAGATTTTTACTTACGCAGAGTGAAGTGAAAGGTGATGAAATTCTTGTGACTGTAAAACCAGCATTATTACCCGTGGGGGAATGA
- a CDS encoding EhaG family protein, with the protein MTGAEVLVPSVVSPLVVSLYQPAILVGLLTGFIGLLGIAFKKGDLTALILTDIVGFAMLIIVAAVATDLAEALILPGLVVELAEILAISEVLMSREMRKTGKNVDLIPLPLSLDMEILETAPAFLAIILIAYGAFLSGFTGGAVAGTGILFYVLSKTIRGVPSSIWEGVAGISGVAWVLWLIGFLMFFVTPQYWLLALFLSAFGVLIKVASKVGLIGVLGREEFKREK; encoded by the coding sequence ATGACCGGTGCTGAAGTTTTAGTTCCAAGTGTTGTTTCCCCTTTGGTAGTTTCACTTTACCAACCGGCCATACTGGTTGGTTTATTAACCGGTTTTATAGGCCTTCTTGGAATAGCCTTTAAAAAAGGTGATTTAACTGCTCTTATACTTACAGACATTGTAGGATTTGCAATGTTAATTATAGTTGCAGCAGTTGCAACTGATTTGGCGGAAGCGCTTATACTTCCGGGACTTGTAGTCGAACTTGCTGAAATCCTTGCGATTTCAGAAGTCCTTATGAGCAGAGAAATGAGAAAAACAGGAAAAAATGTTGATTTGATTCCACTTCCACTTTCACTGGATATGGAAATTTTAGAAACTGCACCTGCTTTCCTTGCAATAATACTTATAGCTTATGGGGCATTTCTAAGCGGATTTACAGGAGGGGCCGTTGCAGGAACAGGAATATTGTTTTACGTCCTTTCTAAAACAATTAGAGGAGTCCCTTCATCTATATGGGAAGGAGTTGCAGGAATATCTGGAGTGGCATGGGTACTCTGGTTAATAGGTTTCCTCATGTTCTTTGTTACCCCTCAATACTGGTTACTCGCTCTATTCTTGTCAGCATTTGGAGTGTTGATAAAGGTAGCATCTAAAGTTGGACTTATAGGTGTTTTGGGTAGAGAAGAATTTAAGAGAGAAAAATAA
- a CDS encoding 4Fe-4S binding protein, producing MAYEIDSSKCEQCIDKPCLQACPVDAVHEVPPDKHIEIDDKCFGCVLCREACPFDAIKMETTLAEAVRENVPNINSKLCRRCGACVNACRTGAIQLISSGREEAHSVIDEEKCVKCGYCSRVCPTEAIKYGEILPRSVAGGKGVVVNEKQCIGCMTCTRVCPSKGAINVGKISKLPYINPAYCARCEECMDVCPSTAIRYSSRKKAYEKFGKIKTMEIVSELLEKETAKLARDAGKVDNILNKISRDVSFEHTEDEFEIDITDKLKDEISAAMDGALEIEDIKDVIESTVPKRNIAVVEESCIGCGACIGVCPVEAIELEMPSPVHVGEECIYCGKCVETCPFGSIVLKEEYFDAHDNKIFFVRKNLEGPRTGEISIDSETCQLCGVCVNKCPKDAMSIEEGKVVVDTEKCIVCDTCEVTCPVGAVKLKAP from the coding sequence GTGGCATATGAAATAGATTCATCTAAATGTGAGCAGTGTATAGATAAACCTTGTCTTCAAGCTTGTCCTGTGGATGCAGTCCATGAAGTACCTCCAGATAAACACATAGAGATTGATGATAAATGTTTTGGATGTGTACTTTGTAGAGAAGCATGTCCATTTGATGCTATAAAGATGGAAACTACTTTAGCAGAAGCTGTAAGGGAAAATGTTCCTAACATTAACTCTAAATTGTGCAGAAGATGCGGGGCATGTGTAAATGCATGTAGAACTGGAGCAATTCAGCTTATATCTTCAGGTAGAGAAGAAGCTCACAGCGTAATTGATGAAGAAAAATGTGTTAAGTGCGGTTACTGTTCCAGAGTATGCCCTACAGAAGCCATAAAATATGGTGAAATTTTACCAAGGTCTGTAGCAGGTGGAAAAGGAGTAGTTGTAAATGAAAAGCAGTGTATTGGATGTATGACATGTACAAGGGTTTGTCCATCTAAAGGAGCTATAAATGTAGGTAAAATAAGTAAATTACCTTATATAAATCCTGCATATTGTGCAAGATGTGAAGAGTGTATGGATGTATGCCCGTCAACTGCAATTAGGTATTCTTCAAGAAAAAAAGCTTACGAAAAATTCGGTAAAATCAAAACAATGGAAATAGTTTCTGAACTTCTTGAAAAAGAAACAGCTAAACTTGCAAGGGATGCAGGTAAAGTAGATAATATCCTGAATAAAATTTCAAGGGATGTCAGCTTTGAACATACTGAAGATGAATTTGAAATTGATATAACCGATAAGTTAAAGGATGAAATCAGTGCTGCTATGGATGGCGCCCTCGAAATTGAGGATATAAAGGATGTAATTGAAAGTACAGTTCCAAAAAGGAATATAGCTGTGGTTGAAGAAAGCTGTATAGGATGCGGAGCGTGTATTGGTGTCTGTCCAGTTGAAGCAATTGAGCTTGAAATGCCTTCACCGGTTCATGTTGGTGAAGAGTGTATTTACTGTGGAAAATGTGTTGAAACATGTCCATTTGGGTCTATAGTCCTTAAAGAAGAATATTTTGATGCCCATGATAATAAAATATTCTTTGTTCGAAAGAATTTAGAAGGTCCAAGAACTGGAGAGATATCTATTGATAGTGAAACATGCCAGCTGTGTGGCGTATGTGTAAATAAGTGTCCTAAGGATGCAATGAGTATCGAAGAGGGTAAAGTAGTAGTAGATACTGAAAAATGTATAGTATGTGACACATGTGAAGTGACATGTCCGGTAGGTGCTGTAAAATTAAAAGCACCTTAA